In Caproiciproducens sp. NJN-50, the following are encoded in one genomic region:
- a CDS encoding ArsR/SmtB family transcription factor: protein MSEYRAEDDRCDCTIIHEDVVNRVRAEMPDEENLYDLADLFKIFGDSTRVRVLCALSSAEMCVCDISALLGMTKSAISHQLRVLKQARLVKYRRDGKVVYYSLDDDHVMHIFREGLSHVTEK from the coding sequence ATGAGCGAGTATAGGGCGGAAGATGACCGCTGCGACTGCACCATCATCCATGAGGACGTGGTAAACCGGGTACGCGCGGAAATGCCGGACGAGGAAAACCTCTATGATCTGGCGGATCTGTTTAAGATATTCGGGGATTCCACCCGCGTAAGAGTGTTGTGCGCCCTGTCGTCGGCTGAAATGTGCGTATGCGACATATCGGCGCTTCTGGGTATGACCAAGTCCGCCATTTCGCATCAGCTCAGGGTTTTGAAGCAGGCGAGGCTTGTCAAATACCGCCGCGACGGCAAGGTCGTCTATTATTCGCTCGACGACGACCATGTCATGCACATTTTCCGGGAAGGATTATCCCACGTAACCGAAAAGTAG